In Pirellulales bacterium, one genomic interval encodes:
- a CDS encoding terpene cyclase/mutase family protein translates to MFRHVVRAPVACAVLGLVLLAGNRPVLAEPESPEQTAGQFVTPASRKAVDAGLSFLASRQQEDGSFGSGGYSKNVAVCALAGMAFMGNGSTPGRGPYGKESERCVDFILAHTEDSGFITVEGASSHGPMYGHGFATMFLAETYGMSKRPELREKLGKAVQLIVETQNDEGGWRYQPQRRDADISVTICQVMALRAARNAGISVPNETIVRCIDYVKRSQNADGGFMYMIQGGASAFPRSAAGVVALYSAGIYEGPEVDKGLKYLMEQLPRGGSFKRESHYFYGHYYAVQAMWHAGGDHWTRWYPAIRDELVSQQHPDGSWVDSICSEYGTAMASIVLQIPNNYLPIFQR, encoded by the coding sequence ATGTTCCGACATGTCGTGCGTGCCCCGGTCGCGTGCGCGGTGCTGGGGCTGGTCTTGCTGGCGGGCAACCGGCCTGTGTTGGCAGAGCCTGAAAGTCCCGAGCAGACGGCGGGGCAATTCGTCACGCCCGCTTCGCGCAAGGCCGTCGATGCCGGCCTGTCCTTCCTGGCGTCTCGGCAGCAGGAAGATGGTTCGTTCGGCAGTGGCGGGTATAGCAAGAACGTGGCCGTCTGTGCCCTGGCCGGCATGGCGTTCATGGGCAATGGCAGCACGCCCGGACGTGGTCCCTACGGCAAGGAATCAGAACGCTGCGTCGACTTTATCCTCGCCCATACCGAGGACAGCGGCTTCATTACCGTCGAGGGGGCATCGAGTCACGGGCCGATGTACGGCCACGGTTTCGCCACGATGTTTCTGGCCGAAACCTATGGCATGAGTAAACGTCCCGAGCTGCGCGAGAAGCTGGGGAAGGCGGTGCAGCTTATTGTCGAGACGCAGAACGACGAAGGGGGCTGGCGCTATCAGCCGCAGCGCCGCGATGCGGACATCTCGGTCACGATCTGCCAGGTGATGGCTCTGCGCGCCGCACGCAACGCGGGCATCAGCGTGCCCAACGAGACGATCGTCCGCTGCATCGATTACGTCAAGCGCAGCCAGAATGCCGATGGTGGCTTCATGTACATGATTCAAGGCGGGGCCAGTGCCTTTCCGCGCTCGGCCGCCGGGGTCGTCGCACTTTATAGCGCCGGCATCTACGAAGGGCCCGAGGTCGACAAGGGGCTCAAGTATCTGATGGAGCAACTTCCGCGCGGCGGATCGTTCAAGCGCGAGAGTCATTACTTCTACGGCCACTATTACGCGGTGCAGGCGATGTGGCATGCCGGGGGCGATCATTGGACCCGCTGGTATCCGGCGATCCGCGACGAGCTCGTCTCGCAGCAGCACCCCGATGGCTCCTGGGTCGATTCGATCTGCTCGGAGTATGGCACCGCGATGGCCTCGATCGTGCTGCAGATTCCCAACAATTATCTCCCAATTTTCCAGCGTTAG
- a CDS encoding VWA domain-containing protein codes for MNSSLPPWIERLLGIETAESGEGTAYTLNSAWSWAPWITVLFVLFVVGFVVWNYAREGGEAGPKLRTLLGGIRLSLFAILLFMIAEVVLSLERTGLPYVVVLVDDSASMGVADRYEDERERAAFESRAQGVGAEEPTRLNLAKSVLLEDNAALLRGVDRDYKLKLYTVSTAARQQPGTVQEIEAAVRHLEPTGESTRLGDGIQSVLADLRGTPPAAMVLLTDGINTDGESLAAAALVCRRKGVPLYSVALGSDRPVRDIELSDLLVDEVVFVNDIVNFEFKLTATGLQGRQVEVRLREKNGSEPLARLPVTLGGDGEPQRVRLPYRPTEVGEFEYVVEVDVLDGEAHDHNNARERVVSVRKEQIRVLFVQSYPNFEFRYLKHMLERDGTIELHTLLQESDPEYAAQDRTALRTFPARRDELFAYDVIIFGDVDPAFLSGSMLGDVSAFVSEKGGGVVFIAGPLFTPGEYRGTPIDPLLPVDLSSTGNVFVAQSSDEGFQVAPTDLGLASPQMQLGDTPAETESIWKNLPRLYGLYEMAALKPAARVLAEHPTRLAADGTPLPILAMQFVGAGKVLFHATDDTWRWRFQVGDVYFARYWVQTIRYLSRSKLLGKDRSAELTTDRREYQQGEVVRLRVRFVDERLAPANDEGVSVVLEQEGRQKRPIQLRRNASNRGIFEGTFSRPVAGSYHAWVAEPTLEGQAPATDFVVVAPPGEFEQVRTDRAELERAAEQTEGRTYDLHTARRLVDDLPRGRQIPIESLPPVSLWNRWPLLALFLALISGEWLLRKHQGLM; via the coding sequence ATGAACTCTTCCCTTCCGCCCTGGATCGAACGCCTACTCGGCATCGAAACGGCCGAGAGCGGGGAAGGTACGGCCTACACGCTCAATTCCGCCTGGAGTTGGGCCCCTTGGATCACGGTGCTCTTCGTGTTGTTCGTGGTCGGGTTCGTCGTCTGGAACTACGCTCGCGAAGGGGGTGAGGCCGGGCCCAAGCTGCGCACGCTGTTGGGAGGCATACGACTCTCGCTCTTCGCGATCTTGCTGTTCATGATCGCCGAAGTCGTGCTTTCGCTCGAGCGTACGGGGCTGCCCTACGTGGTCGTGCTCGTCGACGATTCGGCGAGCATGGGCGTGGCCGACCGCTATGAGGACGAGCGCGAGCGCGCGGCGTTCGAGAGCCGCGCCCAGGGGGTCGGAGCCGAGGAGCCGACGCGGCTCAATCTGGCCAAGTCGGTGTTGCTCGAAGACAACGCCGCCTTATTGCGCGGCGTCGATCGCGACTACAAGCTCAAGCTTTACACCGTCTCGACAGCGGCGCGGCAACAGCCCGGCACGGTGCAGGAGATCGAAGCGGCCGTGCGGCACCTGGAACCGACCGGCGAGTCGACGCGTCTGGGCGATGGCATTCAAAGCGTGCTCGCCGACTTGCGCGGCACGCCGCCGGCCGCCATGGTGTTGTTGACCGACGGCATCAACACGGACGGCGAGTCGCTGGCCGCCGCAGCGCTGGTCTGCCGGCGGAAAGGAGTGCCGCTCTACTCCGTGGCGCTGGGCAGCGATCGGCCGGTGCGCGATATCGAGTTATCTGATCTGCTGGTCGATGAAGTCGTCTTCGTCAACGATATCGTCAATTTCGAGTTCAAGCTGACGGCCACCGGCCTGCAAGGGCGCCAGGTCGAAGTGCGACTACGCGAAAAGAACGGCAGCGAGCCGTTGGCGCGGCTGCCGGTGACGCTGGGTGGCGATGGCGAACCGCAACGCGTGCGTTTGCCGTATCGTCCGACCGAGGTGGGCGAGTTCGAATATGTCGTCGAGGTCGACGTGCTCGACGGGGAGGCCCACGATCACAACAATGCCCGCGAGCGCGTCGTCAGCGTGCGCAAAGAACAGATTCGCGTGCTCTTCGTACAGTCGTATCCGAACTTCGAGTTCCGTTATCTGAAGCACATGCTGGAGCGTGACGGCACGATCGAATTGCACACGCTGTTACAAGAATCGGATCCGGAATACGCCGCGCAGGATCGCACGGCGCTGCGCACATTTCCGGCGCGGCGTGACGAGTTGTTTGCCTACGACGTGATTATTTTTGGCGACGTCGATCCCGCGTTTCTGAGCGGTTCGATGCTGGGAGACGTTTCGGCCTTCGTCAGCGAGAAGGGGGGAGGCGTGGTGTTTATCGCCGGCCCGCTCTTCACGCCGGGCGAATACCGTGGCACGCCGATCGATCCGCTGCTGCCGGTCGACCTTTCGTCGACGGGGAACGTCTTCGTCGCGCAGTCGTCGGACGAGGGGTTTCAGGTCGCGCCGACCGATCTCGGACTTGCCAGCCCGCAGATGCAACTCGGCGATACGCCGGCCGAAACCGAATCGATCTGGAAGAACCTGCCCCGCTTGTACGGGCTGTACGAGATGGCCGCCTTGAAGCCGGCGGCGCGGGTACTGGCCGAGCATCCCACGCGGCTGGCAGCCGACGGCACTCCGTTGCCGATCCTGGCGATGCAGTTCGTCGGCGCCGGCAAGGTGCTGTTCCACGCCACCGACGACACGTGGCGCTGGCGGTTCCAGGTGGGAGATGTCTATTTTGCCCGCTACTGGGTGCAGACGATCCGCTACCTTAGTCGTTCGAAGTTGCTGGGCAAGGATCGATCGGCCGAGCTGACAACCGACCGGCGCGAATACCAGCAGGGCGAGGTCGTTCGGCTGCGCGTGCGATTCGTCGATGAACGGCTGGCGCCGGCCAACGACGAGGGGGTTTCGGTCGTCTTGGAACAAGAAGGGCGGCAAAAGCGACCAATACAACTCCGGCGTAACGCCTCGAACCGCGGTATTTTTGAAGGGACGTTCTCGCGGCCGGTCGCGGGCAGCTACCACGCCTGGGTGGCCGAGCCGACGCTCGAGGGTCAGGCCCCGGCCACCGATTTCGTGGTGGTGGCGCCGCCGGGCGAGTTCGAGCAGGTTCGCACCGACCGTGCCGAGCTGGAACGAGCCGCGGAACAGACCGAAGGACGTACGTACGATCTCCATACGGCCCGCCGGCTGGTCGACGATCTGCCCCGCGGACGGCAGATTCCGATCGAGTCGTTGCCGCCGGTCAGCTTGTGGAATCGGTGGCCACTGTTGGCGCTATTCCTGGCGCTCATCAGCGGCGAATGGTTACTGCGGAAGCACCAGGGATTGATGTAA
- a CDS encoding BatA domain-containing protein produces MAFGFGNLLMLGWLGAAAIPLIVHLWNRRKYREVSWAAIEFLLAAMRRNSKRIRVEQWLLLAVRTLLIALLVLALAEPYLQRVGLRLAAGERSHRVLVIDGSYSMGYRPSDRSRFERAKELAAQIVEEGAQGDGFSLIVLGKPPRIIVGTPAFEPRAILEELEGIELQHTAADLPATFEKVEEVLVRARREHPRLVREEVYFLTDLQRSTWLPDLGAGEAATAFRGRATRLDENANLVIIDLGQPTSANLALADLRLNEPLATVGRDVTIEAEVARQGTQAGGLQLVELLVDGRRAGEAQLDLNAPDKAVATFNYRFDSGGEHAIEVRIAGDPLDVDNHRWLALSVKQELRVLCVNGKPAGGAFQGATDYLVRALSPNDDPERAFVRPEVVPESALVERDLSHYDCIFLANVGQFTPSEAQVLDHYLRQGGGLVFFLGDQVQADSYNRQLSGEGEQSVRVLPALLGPIADEGNYQIDPLDYRHPLVSVFRGQERSGLLTTPVKRYFKLSMPEQSRAKVALGLVDGDPLIVEEPIHRGRSILVATSADISWTPMPMWASYVPIVQELVSAAVGGQLGQRNVLVGASLGGGGASWSGDATVSLVPPANSDTELPPIRVPVSPGDGVWSYSDTYRSGIYEARFAAPAATRQLFAVNVDPAESDLTQLEAEELRSGVWEGVDLIHQTTWKDLDERPQGEISQRSRLHRWLLYGVLGLLLTETYLARRFGHHHV; encoded by the coding sequence TTGGCCTTCGGATTCGGCAACCTGCTGATGCTGGGTTGGCTGGGCGCCGCTGCCATTCCGCTGATCGTGCATCTGTGGAACCGCCGTAAGTATCGCGAAGTATCTTGGGCGGCCATCGAGTTTCTGCTGGCCGCCATGCGACGCAATTCCAAACGCATTCGCGTCGAGCAGTGGCTGCTGCTGGCCGTGCGCACGCTGTTGATCGCGCTCTTGGTGCTGGCCTTGGCCGAACCTTACCTGCAACGGGTCGGTCTGCGGCTGGCCGCGGGCGAACGCTCGCACCGCGTGCTCGTGATCGACGGTTCGTACTCGATGGGGTATCGCCCCTCGGACCGGAGCCGCTTCGAACGGGCCAAGGAGCTGGCCGCACAGATCGTCGAAGAGGGCGCCCAGGGAGACGGCTTTTCGCTGATCGTGTTGGGCAAGCCTCCTCGCATCATCGTGGGCACGCCCGCCTTCGAGCCGCGCGCCATCCTCGAGGAGCTCGAGGGAATCGAGCTGCAGCACACGGCGGCCGATCTGCCGGCAACGTTCGAGAAGGTCGAAGAGGTACTCGTGCGCGCGCGGCGCGAGCACCCGCGCCTCGTGCGCGAAGAGGTCTATTTTCTCACCGATCTCCAACGCTCGACCTGGCTGCCCGACTTGGGGGCCGGTGAGGCCGCCACGGCTTTTCGCGGCCGGGCCACTCGACTCGACGAGAACGCCAATCTGGTAATCATCGATCTGGGGCAGCCGACGAGTGCCAATCTGGCGCTGGCCGACTTGCGCCTGAACGAGCCGCTGGCCACGGTCGGCCGCGACGTCACCATCGAGGCCGAGGTTGCCAGACAAGGCACTCAAGCAGGTGGCCTGCAATTGGTCGAACTGCTGGTCGATGGGCGCCGCGCGGGCGAAGCCCAACTCGACTTGAACGCGCCCGACAAGGCCGTTGCGACGTTCAACTATCGCTTCGACTCGGGGGGGGAGCACGCGATCGAAGTTCGCATCGCGGGCGATCCGCTCGACGTGGACAACCATCGTTGGTTGGCGCTCTCCGTCAAGCAGGAACTTCGCGTGCTGTGTGTGAACGGCAAGCCGGCCGGCGGCGCGTTCCAAGGAGCGACCGATTATCTCGTACGGGCCTTGTCCCCCAATGACGATCCCGAGCGGGCTTTCGTACGTCCCGAGGTGGTTCCCGAGAGTGCCCTCGTCGAGCGCGACCTGTCGCACTACGACTGTATCTTTCTGGCCAATGTCGGCCAGTTCACCCCCAGTGAAGCGCAAGTGCTCGATCACTATCTGCGTCAAGGTGGCGGGCTAGTATTCTTCCTGGGCGACCAGGTGCAGGCCGACAGCTACAACCGCCAGTTGTCGGGTGAAGGGGAGCAGAGCGTGCGCGTCCTGCCCGCGCTGCTGGGGCCCATCGCCGACGAAGGCAACTACCAGATCGATCCGCTCGACTATCGCCATCCGCTGGTCAGCGTGTTCCGCGGGCAGGAGCGGAGCGGACTGCTCACGACGCCGGTCAAGCGTTATTTCAAACTGAGCATGCCCGAGCAGTCGCGCGCCAAGGTGGCGCTAGGACTGGTCGATGGTGATCCGCTGATCGTGGAAGAGCCGATCCATCGTGGTCGCTCGATTCTCGTGGCGACTTCGGCAGATATCTCGTGGACGCCCATGCCGATGTGGGCCAGCTACGTGCCGATCGTGCAAGAGTTGGTCTCGGCGGCGGTGGGTGGTCAGCTTGGACAGCGCAACGTGCTCGTCGGGGCGTCGCTGGGTGGTGGGGGAGCGTCTTGGTCGGGCGATGCCACGGTGTCGCTGGTGCCGCCGGCGAATTCCGATACGGAACTGCCGCCGATCCGTGTGCCGGTTTCTCCAGGCGATGGTGTGTGGAGTTACTCGGATACCTATCGCAGCGGAATCTACGAGGCCCGATTCGCGGCTCCTGCCGCGACGCGGCAATTATTCGCGGTGAACGTCGACCCGGCCGAGAGCGATCTCACGCAACTCGAGGCCGAGGAGTTGCGGTCGGGCGTCTGGGAGGGGGTGGATCTAATTCATCAAACCACCTGGAAGGATCTCGACGAGCGTCCCCAGGGGGAGATCAGCCAGCGTAGCCGGCTGCACCGCTGGCTGTTGTATGGCGTGCTGGGGCTGCTGCTGACCGAGACTTACCTGGCGCGGCGTTTTGGGCATCACCACGTATGA
- a CDS encoding DUF58 domain-containing protein, producing the protein MEDYQKYLSPQTLAKLQGLELRARLIVEGYVSGVHKSPFHGFSVEFAEHREYVAGDDLRHVDWKVFGKTDKFYLKQYEEETNLVSYLLLDTSESMRYQSAGTPLSKLEYAKCVAASLSYLILQQQDSVGLVTFDREIRALVRSSSNPSHLKQLLHVMQESVPERKTATGPIFHELAERLKKRGIVVILSDLFDDIPSILAGLKHFRHRRHEVIVFHVLDPAELDFPFQQTTLFRGLEGLPEVLTDPRALRKAYLQEFERFVTEVKRGCRAHRIDYVQLRTDQSLDVALSSYLASRLSHQS; encoded by the coding sequence GTGGAAGACTACCAGAAGTATTTAAGTCCGCAGACGCTGGCTAAGCTCCAGGGTCTCGAGCTGCGCGCCCGGCTGATCGTCGAAGGGTACGTGTCGGGCGTACACAAGAGCCCCTTCCACGGCTTTTCCGTCGAGTTCGCCGAGCATCGCGAGTACGTTGCCGGCGACGACCTGCGCCACGTCGACTGGAAAGTCTTTGGCAAGACGGACAAGTTCTATCTCAAGCAGTACGAGGAAGAGACCAACCTGGTCAGCTACCTGCTGCTCGACACCAGCGAGAGCATGCGTTACCAGAGCGCCGGCACGCCACTGTCGAAGCTCGAGTACGCCAAGTGCGTGGCCGCGTCGCTTTCGTACCTGATTCTACAGCAACAAGACAGCGTGGGGCTTGTCACGTTCGATCGCGAGATCCGGGCGCTGGTCCGCTCGAGCAGCAATCCCTCGCATCTGAAGCAATTGCTGCACGTGATGCAGGAGTCGGTACCCGAGCGCAAGACGGCCACCGGCCCGATCTTTCACGAGTTGGCCGAACGTCTGAAGAAACGGGGCATCGTGGTGATCCTTTCCGACTTGTTCGACGACATTCCGTCGATCCTGGCGGGGCTGAAGCACTTTCGCCATCGCCGCCACGAGGTGATCGTCTTTCACGTGCTCGATCCGGCGGAACTCGATTTTCCGTTCCAGCAGACGACGCTGTTTCGCGGGCTCGAGGGGTTGCCCGAGGTGCTCACCGATCCGCGTGCGCTGCGCAAGGCCTATTTACAAGAATTCGAACGCTTCGTTACCGAGGTGAAACGCGGCTGCCGCGCGCATCGCATCGACTACGTGCAACTGCGCACCGACCAGTCGCTCGATGTGGCCTTGTCCAGTTATCTCGCCTCGCGTCTCAGCCACCAGTCGTAA
- a CDS encoding AAA family ATPase, which produces MSPDDDLQAVQKLHDAYRLITAELSKVIVGQQHVIEELLVTMFARGHCLLVGVPGLAKTLMIRALASTLSLKFNRIQFTPDLMPSDITGTEVIQEDKQTGRREFKFLPGPIFANVILADEINRTPPKTQAALLEAMQEQQVTVGGDVHKLDAPFFVLATQNPIEQEGTYPLPEAQLDRFMFNVFVDYPDEDDELEIVRRTTSDQGSGIVASLSAEEIIALQQIVRRVPVAEHVMRYALQFTRLTRREKGDVPDFVRDYVSWGAGPRASQYLVLGAKARAVLHGRFYASCEDIRAVAMPVLRHRIMTNFNAEAEGIRPDDIIRRLIEVIPGDEQETGTRGRLPEVFKSADAG; this is translated from the coding sequence ATGTCGCCCGACGACGACTTGCAGGCCGTACAAAAGCTCCATGACGCCTACCGGCTCATCACCGCCGAGTTGTCGAAGGTGATCGTCGGCCAACAACACGTGATCGAAGAACTGCTCGTCACCATGTTCGCGCGGGGGCACTGCCTGCTGGTGGGGGTGCCCGGACTGGCCAAGACGTTGATGATCCGCGCGCTGGCGAGCACCCTGTCGCTCAAGTTCAATCGCATCCAATTCACGCCCGACTTGATGCCCTCGGACATTACCGGCACCGAGGTGATTCAAGAAGACAAGCAGACGGGCCGGCGCGAGTTCAAATTTCTGCCGGGACCGATCTTCGCGAACGTGATCCTGGCCGACGAGATCAACCGCACGCCGCCGAAGACGCAGGCCGCGCTGCTCGAGGCGATGCAGGAACAACAGGTGACCGTGGGGGGGGATGTCCACAAACTCGACGCGCCCTTTTTCGTGCTGGCCACGCAAAATCCGATCGAGCAGGAGGGGACCTATCCGCTGCCCGAGGCGCAATTGGATCGCTTTATGTTCAACGTCTTCGTCGACTATCCCGACGAAGACGACGAGCTGGAGATCGTGCGTCGCACGACCTCCGATCAGGGGAGCGGGATCGTGGCGTCGCTGTCGGCCGAGGAGATCATCGCCTTGCAGCAGATCGTGCGGCGCGTGCCGGTGGCCGAGCACGTGATGCGCTACGCGCTGCAGTTCACGCGGTTGACCCGCCGCGAGAAAGGTGACGTGCCCGACTTCGTACGCGACTACGTGAGCTGGGGCGCCGGACCGCGCGCCAGTCAGTATCTCGTGTTGGGGGCCAAGGCACGGGCCGTGCTGCACGGACGTTTCTACGCCAGTTGCGAGGATATTCGCGCCGTGGCGATGCCGGTCTTGCGGCATCGTATCATGACCAACTTCAACGCCGAGGCCGAAGGCATTCGACCCGACGACATCATTCGCCGCCTGATCGAGGTGATTCCGGGCGACGAGCAGGAAACGGGCACACGTGGAAGACTACCAGAAGTATTTAAGTCCGCAGACGCTGGCTAA
- a CDS encoding PQQ-binding-like beta-propeller repeat protein, producing MLLSGPAVQAQLGPTSQYELSDSIYLDEADSAARRHLTQVDAFLAAGQWDEAIESLRQISSEHGDKMVKLVERRYLNVRAYCQLQFCRMPAEALALYRSRVDSQAREWFEAGAAQRDQVLLRRVVEQFFASSSGDDALDALAEMWLEEGDYGAARAAWRRLVPREAGMPADSAGVTTAIAYPQTDLDPGRLLARLTLVSILEGDLPRAERELEELRQHHPGSMGRLGGREVNYVKGLAKLLEDSREWKPVADDLPWSTFGGSPERTKVMPVLKDVGAYQWSVPLLNHASEPLAMIAHGASQSRPAESHGRLLSYYPLVAGNLVLVNDDAEIRAYDLATGKPAFSNAVIFSAEESDSKFKYGARQHRPRHLGVPRFTMTVHGNKLFARMGSSITAVAPEINPQVAPGYLVCLDLAAQGRLLWRLEPGAEKWAFEGSPICDGKNVYVAMRRSDVRPQAHVACFDAETGQERWRRFICAAETPGRGQINECTHNLLTLHRGMLYLNTNLGAVAALSCQDGRVSWISLYRRTTKGDLSQPASHVYRDLNPCIYDRGRLFVAPSDSEFIFAFDADSGDLLWDSRSASGAVHLLGVGNGTLFVSGERLAGFNAETGKFTHEFQQERGYGRGALVGDSIYFPVREGSRFALRIVDQRLDKQGKTRSIRTISLNDKATNVKGEQEEVAITSGNLLVAGDRLLVTTSESIMAFGQYSRTLDRAPKQTSLGRVAERLVADVSAPQPDGAESSFPRRRSTAPRVSYRPERN from the coding sequence ATGCTCTTATCGGGGCCGGCTGTCCAGGCTCAGCTCGGGCCGACGAGCCAGTACGAACTTTCTGACTCGATCTACCTCGACGAGGCCGATAGTGCCGCTCGACGGCACCTGACTCAGGTCGACGCCTTTCTGGCGGCGGGGCAGTGGGACGAAGCGATCGAGTCCCTCCGCCAGATCTCGTCCGAGCACGGCGACAAGATGGTCAAGCTCGTCGAGCGCCGTTATCTGAACGTGCGGGCCTACTGCCAGCTCCAGTTTTGCCGTATGCCGGCCGAGGCGCTCGCGCTGTATCGCAGCCGGGTCGATTCGCAAGCCCGCGAATGGTTTGAAGCCGGCGCGGCGCAACGCGACCAGGTCTTGTTGCGGCGCGTCGTCGAGCAGTTCTTTGCCAGCAGCTCGGGGGATGACGCGCTCGATGCACTGGCCGAGATGTGGCTCGAAGAGGGGGACTACGGAGCCGCCCGGGCCGCCTGGCGCAGGCTCGTGCCGCGCGAGGCGGGCATGCCTGCCGACAGCGCCGGCGTGACGACGGCGATTGCCTATCCGCAGACCGATCTGGATCCAGGGCGACTGCTCGCGCGGCTGACGCTGGTCTCGATTCTCGAAGGGGATCTGCCGCGTGCCGAGCGCGAACTGGAAGAGCTGCGCCAGCATCATCCCGGCTCGATGGGGCGTCTTGGCGGTCGCGAAGTGAATTACGTGAAAGGGCTCGCCAAGCTGCTCGAGGATAGTCGTGAGTGGAAGCCCGTGGCGGATGATCTCCCCTGGTCGACATTTGGGGGCTCGCCCGAGCGCACGAAGGTCATGCCGGTATTGAAGGATGTGGGCGCGTACCAGTGGAGTGTGCCGCTGTTGAACCATGCGTCGGAGCCGCTGGCGATGATCGCGCACGGGGCCTCGCAATCGCGTCCTGCCGAAAGCCACGGCCGCCTGCTGAGCTATTACCCGCTGGTGGCAGGCAACCTGGTGTTGGTGAACGACGACGCAGAGATTCGGGCGTACGATCTGGCCACGGGCAAGCCCGCCTTTTCGAACGCGGTGATCTTTTCTGCCGAAGAATCGGACAGCAAGTTCAAATACGGCGCGCGGCAACATCGACCGCGCCATCTGGGCGTGCCGCGTTTTACGATGACCGTCCACGGCAACAAGCTGTTCGCGCGGATGGGTTCGAGCATCACGGCGGTAGCGCCGGAGATCAATCCCCAGGTAGCGCCGGGGTATCTGGTGTGCCTTGACCTTGCGGCGCAGGGCCGATTGCTGTGGCGCTTGGAGCCAGGCGCCGAGAAATGGGCCTTCGAAGGCTCACCCATTTGCGACGGCAAGAACGTCTACGTCGCCATGCGGCGCAGTGATGTACGACCCCAGGCGCACGTCGCCTGCTTCGACGCCGAGACGGGCCAGGAACGCTGGCGAAGGTTTATTTGCGCGGCCGAAACTCCCGGTCGCGGTCAGATCAACGAATGCACGCACAACCTGCTCACGCTCCATCGGGGCATGCTCTATTTGAATACGAACCTGGGTGCCGTCGCCGCGCTGTCGTGTCAGGATGGGCGTGTGTCGTGGATTTCGCTCTATCGGCGGACGACCAAGGGAGACCTGAGCCAGCCGGCCTCGCACGTGTATCGCGATTTGAATCCTTGTATTTACGATCGCGGTCGGCTGTTCGTCGCCCCCTCCGATTCGGAGTTCATTTTTGCCTTCGATGCCGACTCGGGCGATCTGTTGTGGGACTCGCGCAGTGCCAGTGGCGCCGTCCACCTGCTCGGAGTTGGCAATGGCACGCTCTTCGTCAGCGGCGAACGGCTGGCTGGCTTTAACGCCGAGACGGGCAAGTTCACGCACGAGTTTCAACAGGAGAGGGGCTACGGACGAGGAGCCCTGGTAGGAGACAGTATCTACTTCCCCGTGCGAGAGGGGAGCCGGTTTGCATTGCGTATCGTCGATCAACGGCTCGACAAACAGGGAAAAACGCGGTCGATACGGACGATCTCGTTGAACGACAAAGCCACGAACGTGAAGGGCGAACAAGAAGAGGTCGCGATCACCAGCGGCAATCTGCTCGTGGCGGGAGATCGCTTGCTCGTGACCACTTCGGAATCGATCATGGCGTTCGGTCAATACAGCCGCACGCTCGACCGGGCGCCGAAACAAACCTCGCTCGGTCGCGTGGCCGAGCGACTGGTGGCCGACGTCTCCGCGCCGCAACCGGACGGCGCCGAATCGAGTTTCCCTCGCCGCCGATCCACTGCTCCGAGAGTTTCCTACCGCCCCGAGAGGAATTGA